One Brassica oleracea var. oleracea cultivar TO1000 chromosome C7, BOL, whole genome shotgun sequence genomic window carries:
- the LOC106306272 gene encoding xyloglucan glycosyltransferase 4, whose amino-acid sequence MAPNSVAVTMEKPDNFSLLEINGSDPSSFPDNKRKSISPKQFSWFILLKAHRLVSSLSWLFASVKKRLAFSSKAINEEEDPKSRGKQMYRFIKACLVISIVALLIEIVAYYKNWNLDLVNRPSWEVRGLVEWSYVAWLSFRSDYIAPIVITLSKFCTVLFLIQSLDRLVLCLGCFWIKFKKIEPKLKDDELDLEDASNFPMVLIQIPMCNEREVYEQSIGAASQLDWPKDRILIQVLDDSDDPNLQLLIKEEVAAWAEKGVNIIYRHRLIRTGYKAGNLKSAMTCDYVKDYEFVTIFDADFTPSPDFLKKTIPHFKGNPELGLVQARWSFVNKDENLLTRLQNINLCFHFEVEQQVNGVFLNFFGFNGTAGVWRIKALEESGGWLERTTVEDMDIAVRAHLNGWKFIYLNDVEVTCELPESYEAYKKQQHRWHSGPMQLFRLCLPSIIKSKISVGKKANLIFLFFLLRKLILPFYSFTLFCIILPLTMFIPEAELPLWIICYVPIFISLLNILPSPKSFPFLIPYLLFENTMSITKFNAMISGLFQLGSAYEWVVTKKTGRSSESDLLAFAEKEEKLHRRNSESGLELLSKLKEQEMNLAVQETPKKSIGGLVRPSNKIKKRNMVFKKELGLAFLLLTAAARSFLSAHGLHFYFLLFQGLSFLVVGLDLIGEQIN is encoded by the exons ATGGCTCCAAACTCAGTGGCAGTGACAATGGAGAAGCCAGACAACTTCTCTCTATTAGAGATCAACGGCTCAGATCCATCCTCATTCCCTGACAACAAACGCAAATCCATCAGCCCAAAGCAATTCTCATGGTTCATCCTCCTCAAAGCTCACAGACTCGTCTCTTCTCTCTCGTGGCTCTTCGCCTCGGTCAAAAAGCGTCTCGCTTTCTCCTCCAAAGCCATAAACGAAGAAGAAGATCCAAAAAGCAGAGGAAAACAAATGTACAGATTCATCAAAGCCTGTCTTGTCATCTCCATAGTCGCCTTGTTAATAGAAATCGTCGCTTATTACAAGAACTGGAATCTAGATCTCGTGAACCGACCGTCCTGGGAGGTTCGTGGGCTTGTCGAGTGGTCTTACGTGGCTTGGCTCTCGTTTCGATCCGATTACATCGCTCCTATTGTCATCACTCTCTCCAAGTTCTGCACTGTCCTCTTCTTGATCCAGTCTCTTGATCGGTTGGTCCTCTGTCTCGGTTGCTTCTGGATCAAGTTCAAGAAGATCGAACCTAAGCTCAAAGACGATGAGCTCGATCTAGAAGACGCATCAAACTTCCCAATGGTCCTTATTCAGATCCCAATGTGCAATGAAAGAGAG GTGTATGAACAATCAATAGGAGCAGCATCACAGCTTGATTGGCCGAAGGATAGGATCTTGATTCAAGTTCTTGACGATTCAGACGATCCAAACTTACAGCTTCTGATCAAGGAAGAAGTAGCTGCTTGGGCAGAGAAAGGAGTGAACATTATCTACAGGCATAGGTTGATCAGAACTGGTTACAAAGCTGGGAATCTAAAGTCTGCAATGACATGTGATTACGTTAAAGATTACGAGTTCGTTACTATTTTCGACGCAGACTTTACGCCAAGTCCTGATTTCCTCAAGAAGACTATTCCTCATTTCAAG GGGAATCCAGAGCTAGGATTAGTCCAAGCAAGGTGGTCCTTTGTGAACAAAGACGAGAATCTCCTGACAAGGCTGCAAAACATAAACCTATGTTTCCACTTCGAAGTAGAACAGCAAGTGAACGGAGTGTTTCTCAACTTCTTTGGTTTCAACGGAACCGCAGGAGTCTGGAGGATCAAAGCATTGGAAGAATCAGGAGGGTGGCTCGAGAGAACAACGGTTGAAGACATGGATATCGCGGTTAGAGCGCATCTCAACGGTTGGAAATTCATTTACCTCAATGACGTTGAAGTCACTTGCGAGTTGCCTGAGTCTTATGAAGCTTACAAGAAGCAGCAACATCGTTGGCATTCCGGTCCTATGCAACTTTTCCGGTTATGCCTTCCTTCAATCATCAAATCAAAG ATATCAGTAGGGAAGAAGGCAAATTTGATCTTCCTCTTCTTTCTTCTAAGGAAGCTTATTCTACCCTTTTACTCATTCACACTCTTCTGCATCATACTTCCATTAACAATGTTCATACCTGAAGCCGAGCTTCCTTTGTGGATCATTTGTTACGTTCCCATCTTCATTTCACTTCTCAACATTCTTCCCTCACCCAAATCTTTCCCTTTCTTGATCCCTTACCTCCTTTTCGAAAACACAATGTCCATAACCAAGTTCAACGCCATGATCTCCGGGTTGTTCCAGCTTGGATCGGCTTACGAGTGGGTTGTGACCAAAAAGACTGGGAGATCATCTGAATCCGACTTGCTAGCGTTTGCCGAAAAGGAAGAGAAGTTGCATAGGAGAAACTCGGAGTCAGGTTTGGAGCTTCTGAGCAAACTCAAGGAGCAAGAGATGAATCTTGCGGTACAAGAAACCCCGAAGAAGAGCATTGGAGGGCTAGTGAGGCCGAGTAACAAGATCAAGAAGAGGAACATGGTGTTTAAGAAAGAGCTAGGGCTTGCGTTCTTGCTTCTAACCGCAGCTGCAAGGAGCTTTCTGTCAGCGCATGGTCTTCACTTCTACTTCTTGCTGTTTCAGGGACTGTCTTTCTTGGTTGTAGGGTTGGATTTGATCGGAGAACAGATCAACTAG
- the LOC106304288 gene encoding zinc finger AN1 domain-containing stress-associated protein 12 has protein sequence MAGGGGGTEAFPDLGEHCQNPDCKLLDFLPFTCDGCKLVFCLEHRSYKSHDCPNSDHGSRTVSICETCSIAIETTGFDQEGIKSLLEKHERSGDCDPSKKKKPICPVKRCKEVLTFANNITCKDCGVKFCLKHRFPTDHVCNKKTVANSGTRSRWNEKFMETLSLRSEKGCGRGTTSVSSSSSPSIRSF, from the exons ATGGCAGGAGGAGGAGGAGGAACAGAAGCGTTTCCTGATCTTGGAGAGCATTGCCAAAACCCTGACTGCAAACTCCTCGACTTTCTCCCTTTCACTTGTGACGGCTGCAAATTG GTGTTCTGTTTGGAGCATAGATCATACAAGTCCCACGATTGTCCAAACTCGGACCACGGAAGCAGAACAGTTTCCATCTGCGAAACATGTTCTATAGCAATCGAAACAACTGGTTTTGACCAAGAAGGGATCAAGTCTTTGCTTGAGAAACACGAAAGATCTGGAGATTGCGATCCGAGTAAGAAGAAGAAACCCATTTGTCCTGTGAAGCGTTGCAAAGAGGTTCTGACATTTGCGAACAACATTACTTGCAAAGATTGTGGAGTTAAGTTTTGTCTGAAACACCGGTTTCCGACCGATCATGTCTGTAACAAGAAGACGGTTGCTAACTCAGGAACAAGGTCGAGGTGGAATGAGAAGTTTATGGAAACTTTGAGTTTGAGGAGTGAGAAAGGATGTGGAAGAGGAACAACTTCTGTTTCATCAAGTTCTTCTCCATCGATTAGATCCTTTTAG